One Prevotella intermedia ATCC 25611 = DSM 20706 DNA window includes the following coding sequences:
- a CDS encoding methyltransferase RsmF C-terminal domain-like protein — translation MSENKQAIETVLKQEFVGTTLPTAFEVYTKKLFGEERYNAFCKGLQQPSPVSIRLNPFKTSETTKVADSFAPTPVAWCKEGFYLNARPNFTFDPLFHAGLYYVQEASSMFLSHILRCLVKKPVALLDLCAAPGGKTTCARTAIAEGSIVFSNEPINKRAQILAENVQKFGHSDVVVTNNYPRDYKKTKLAFDVVVADVPCSGEGMFRKDPQAIAEWSEQNVTNCWQLQRTIIADIWDNLKPGGLLIYSTCTFNAHENEENIAWILNEYDAELLEVPTEKAWNIAGSLIENPLKTGEPFPVYRFIPGFTQGEGLFMAIIKKGGTSTNLEPNAEKLVAEANKKLKVMAHGVKQGTTKGKKIIPDHSLALSINGDRSAFADVEIDYETAIKYLRHEAIVLPATAPKGIVTLVYRSHAIGFANNLGNRANNLYPQEWRIKSSHIPNEQIILT, via the coding sequence ATGAGTGAGAATAAGCAAGCTATCGAAACCGTTTTAAAACAAGAATTCGTTGGAACTACTCTGCCAACGGCTTTTGAAGTTTACACAAAAAAACTGTTTGGAGAGGAACGCTACAACGCTTTTTGCAAAGGATTGCAGCAACCTTCGCCTGTCAGCATACGTCTAAACCCTTTTAAAACGAGCGAAACAACAAAAGTTGCTGATAGCTTCGCGCCCACTCCCGTAGCTTGGTGCAAGGAAGGTTTCTATCTGAATGCACGTCCCAACTTTACGTTCGACCCGCTATTCCATGCAGGACTGTATTATGTTCAAGAGGCTTCTTCTATGTTTCTCTCGCATATCTTGCGCTGTTTGGTTAAAAAGCCCGTTGCCCTACTCGACCTTTGTGCCGCCCCCGGAGGCAAAACCACCTGTGCACGAACAGCAATAGCAGAGGGCAGCATCGTGTTTTCCAACGAGCCAATCAATAAACGTGCACAGATTTTAGCAGAAAATGTGCAGAAGTTCGGGCACTCTGATGTGGTTGTTACCAACAATTACCCAAGAGATTACAAGAAAACAAAACTCGCTTTCGATGTGGTTGTAGCCGATGTGCCTTGCTCTGGTGAAGGAATGTTTCGCAAAGACCCACAAGCTATCGCTGAATGGAGCGAGCAAAATGTAACAAATTGTTGGCAACTACAACGCACGATTATAGCAGATATATGGGACAACCTAAAGCCAGGAGGATTGCTTATCTATTCCACTTGTACGTTCAACGCGCACGAAAACGAAGAAAATATAGCGTGGATATTGAACGAATACGATGCAGAACTATTAGAAGTACCAACTGAAAAGGCTTGGAACATAGCGGGTTCGCTTATTGAAAATCCGTTGAAGACAGGCGAACCATTCCCTGTTTATCGGTTCATTCCTGGCTTTACGCAGGGTGAAGGCTTGTTTATGGCTATTATAAAGAAAGGTGGAACAAGCACAAACCTTGAGCCAAATGCAGAGAAACTTGTAGCAGAAGCCAACAAGAAGCTGAAAGTTATGGCACACGGAGTAAAGCAAGGCACGACGAAAGGCAAGAAAATAATACCCGACCACAGTCTGGCACTCTCGATAAATGGCGACAGAAGTGCCTTTGCTGATGTGGAAATAGACTACGAAACTGCGATAAAATATTTACGCCACGAAGCCATCGTGCTTCCTGCAACTGCTCCCAAAGGCATTGTTACCCTTGTGTATCGCAGCCACGCCATTGGTTTTGCCAACAATCTTGGCAACCGTGCCAACAATCTTTATCCACAAGAATGGCGCATTAAAAGCAGCCATATTCCCAATGAACAAATCATTCTAACATAG